CGGGCAGCACGCCTTCGACGGCTATTTCACGACCCCAGCCGGCCACACCGGCGTGACGTTCATTGCGGCCAGCGGCGACCACGGCCCGCAAGGCGGGGCGATGTACCCGGCCAGCTCGCCGAACGTCCTGGGAGTCGGCGGCACGACGCTCACCCTGGACGCCGCCGGGGATGTGCTGTCGGAGGGCCTCTGGTCGCTGAGCGCCAGCGGGCCGGGCCGGTACGCCTCGCGGCCGAGCTACCAGACCTCGTTCCAGCAGGGAGCGAGACGGACCACGCCGGACGTCGTCTTCCTGGGCGACCCGAACACGGGGGTCGCCAGCTTCTACACCGACCCCGAAACGGGACAAGCGACCTGGCGGATCGTCGCTGGTACGAGCCTCGGTGCTCCGGCGTGGGCCGCCATCGTGGCGATGGTCAACCAGGGCCGCGCTCTGCTCGGGGCCGGAACTCTCGACGGGGCGTCGCAGACGCTGCCGGCGCTCTACGGCCTGAACGGGACCGGTCTCCGGGTGGTGGCGAACTCAGTCTCGGCGACGGCCGCTGGTCTGGGGGCGCCCGACGGCCGCACTCTCATCCCTGCGCTCGTTCAAGGCACGATGCCGAAGGTCGAGACGGCCGCCGCCGGGACGACGACCATTGCGGCCTCCGAGTCCACGACATCGACGGCCACGGTCGGCCCGATGCGTCGCCAGCTCGCATTCCGACGTCGTCAGATCACCGTGAAACGGACGGTGGCTCCGACGCCTTCCCGACCGACTCGGCTCGTTCGCCAGCCCCTTCGGACGCGCCGGACGGCCGCCGTCGCCTGACCGGAAAGGGCAGGGGCCGTCCGCGAGATCGTTGCGTCCGCTCCCCACGCCGGCCGCTCGGTCCTTGCGATGACCCTCGCGGTCGGCTACAGTCGAGATTGTTAAGACAGTCTTTATGTTTCGGTGAAGTTCCATGCAAGTGATCCCGGCTATCGACCTGCGAGGCGGTCTCTGCGTTCGCCTGCGGCAGGGGGACTACGACCGCGAAACCGTCTTCGGGGACGATCCCGCGGCGATGGCCGGGCGTTGGGTTTCGGAAGGCGCGACGCGGATCCACCTCGTCGACCTGGACGGTGCGAAGGCCGGCAAGCCGGTCAACGTTGAAGCCGTGCGGTCGATCGTGGCGGCCGTGGGTGTCCCCTGCCAGCTCGGCGGGGGCGTACGCGACGAGAAGACGATCGACGCCTGGCTCGACGCCGGGCTCGATCGCGTGATCGTCGGCACGCAGGCGCTCCGCGACCCCTCCTGGTTCCGGTCGATGGCCGAGAAGCACCCGGGCCGGCTGGTCCTGGGGCTCG
The nucleotide sequence above comes from Paludisphaera rhizosphaerae. Encoded proteins:
- a CDS encoding S53 family peptidase, with translation MGNTARRRRLRPEFDSLDSRRLLSGFTPSQIQTAYGLSDVALPTSSGGTVVGDGSGQTIAIIGAFHNPTIQSDLDVFDSEYGLPHTTVTVVNLGTSETHSTWASESAMDVQWAHALAPGASIVLIEAASDGADDVLKAVDVARNLPGVSVVSMSFGFTETAGQHAFDGYFTTPAGHTGVTFIAASGDHGPQGGAMYPASSPNVLGVGGTTLTLDAAGDVLSEGLWSLSASGPGRYASRPSYQTSFQQGARRTTPDVVFLGDPNTGVASFYTDPETGQATWRIVAGTSLGAPAWAAIVAMVNQGRALLGAGTLDGASQTLPALYGLNGTGLRVVANSVSATAAGLGAPDGRTLIPALVQGTMPKVETAAAGTTTIAASESTTSTATVGPMRRQLAFRRRQITVKRTVAPTPSRPTRLVRQPLRTRRTAAVA
- the hisA gene encoding 1-(5-phosphoribosyl)-5-[(5-phosphoribosylamino)methylideneamino]imidazole-4-carboxamide isomerase, whose amino-acid sequence is MQVIPAIDLRGGLCVRLRQGDYDRETVFGDDPAAMAGRWVSEGATRIHLVDLDGAKAGKPVNVEAVRSIVAAVGVPCQLGGGVRDEKTIDAWLDAGLDRVIVGTQALRDPSWFRSMAEKHPGRLVLGLDARDGMVATDGWLETSDVSAAELAATFDALPLAAIIYTDIARDGTLEGPNLDATAALCRRVKTPVIASGGVGEITDVDRLATLPVAGCIVGRALYEGKFSLKDAVERAERASSRS